One Solibacillus sp. R5-41 DNA segment encodes these proteins:
- a CDS encoding TVP38/TMEM64 family protein has translation MDLVEESSASVWISFLIMVGLAFVPAMPIPLIVGIIAANQPFWLALLISLGGTTVGCIGMFYLSRTILARWARKKVAAYARLNGFFTMLDRNVFLAILIGRLIPIMPSAALNAIAGITSMSIWAFTFATVIGKLPTMVAFTMAGQQFEDNQFSTIILVGTYMLLLVLIGQKLKRKLSS, from the coding sequence ATGGATTTGGTGGAGGAAAGTAGTGCGAGTGTTTGGATTAGTTTTTTAATAATGGTGGGGTTAGCCTTTGTACCGGCTATGCCCATTCCGTTAATTGTAGGGATCATTGCGGCAAATCAACCGTTTTGGCTCGCATTATTGATAAGCCTTGGTGGAACAACAGTTGGCTGTATAGGCATGTTTTATTTAAGTCGGACCATTTTGGCGCGTTGGGCAAGAAAAAAGGTCGCAGCGTATGCACGGTTAAACGGCTTTTTTACGATGCTGGATCGCAATGTATTTTTGGCCATTTTAATTGGTCGATTAATTCCAATCATGCCTTCAGCAGCTTTGAATGCCATTGCTGGTATCACATCCATGTCTATTTGGGCATTTACTTTCGCGACAGTCATTGGCAAACTTCCCACAATGGTCGCTTTTACAATGGCCGGCCAGCAATTTGAAGACAATCAATTCAGCACCATTATTTTAGTTGGTACATATATGCTCCTGTTAGTATTAATCGGGCAAAAGTTGAAACGGAAATTATCTTCATAA
- a CDS encoding ROK family transcriptional regulator encodes MRLGTFEWMKSVNRSIIINKIRTDAPISRAQIAKETKITPPTVSSNVKELIALGIVEETDYGTSSGGRKPKMLMLTENKYFVIGVDAGSQKIQASLSNLKGEILNRYHCSLEGVHTNELFIEALMTSIDTISSFLKPSQDILGIGIAMHGVVDPLKGEATFAPNLGLTNIPIKEMLYEHFQVPIYVENDARAMAMGEAWFDTTNVPQSLVTLNIGRGVGAGIIVDGKLFYGKDYLAGEIGHMTINMNGDICDCGNRGCLQTLTSGKTIASKAKERIPSTHFERFNDQITGDTVFQLACQGNEEAIKIFHEIGHAIGIGLINLIHMFNPERIVLGGGVMDASQYILPIVKQIIQEKGLTGKAKNSHVEISRWGHDATLKGAIAIVLSHVFDDVAEDELSNE; translated from the coding sequence TTGAGACTAGGTACATTTGAATGGATGAAATCAGTGAATCGATCCATTATTATTAATAAAATCAGAACAGACGCACCTATATCTAGAGCTCAAATTGCCAAAGAAACCAAAATCACTCCTCCGACAGTTAGTAGCAATGTTAAAGAATTAATCGCATTAGGTATTGTAGAAGAAACAGATTATGGCACTTCAAGTGGTGGACGCAAACCGAAAATGCTCATGCTAACGGAAAATAAGTATTTTGTAATAGGTGTTGATGCTGGTTCGCAAAAAATTCAAGCTAGTTTGTCGAACTTAAAAGGGGAAATTTTAAATCGCTACCACTGCTCACTAGAAGGTGTCCATACAAATGAATTGTTTATTGAAGCGCTTATGACAAGCATTGATACGATTTCATCATTTTTAAAACCTTCTCAGGACATTTTAGGTATCGGAATCGCGATGCACGGTGTGGTCGATCCTCTCAAGGGAGAAGCCACATTTGCACCCAATTTAGGATTAACGAACATCCCGATTAAAGAAATGTTATATGAGCATTTTCAAGTGCCCATCTATGTAGAAAATGATGCACGAGCTATGGCAATGGGTGAGGCATGGTTTGACACAACAAACGTTCCGCAATCATTAGTAACCCTCAATATCGGACGCGGTGTTGGCGCCGGAATCATCGTTGATGGGAAGCTTTTTTATGGCAAAGATTACTTAGCTGGTGAAATTGGTCATATGACGATTAATATGAATGGCGATATATGTGACTGCGGGAATCGCGGATGTTTACAAACGTTAACGTCTGGAAAAACAATCGCTTCTAAAGCAAAGGAGCGAATTCCTTCCACTCATTTCGAACGGTTTAATGACCAAATTACAGGGGACACGGTTTTTCAGCTCGCCTGCCAAGGAAATGAGGAGGCTATTAAAATCTTCCACGAAATTGGACATGCTATTGGTATTGGGCTCATTAATCTCATTCATATGTTCAATCCTGAACGTATTGTCTTAGGTGGAGGAGTGATGGATGCATCACAATACATATTACCTATCGTGAAGCAAATCATTCAAGAAAAAGGGCTTACAGGGAAAGCCAAAAATAGTCATGTTGAAATATCTAGATGGGGCCATGATGCTACATTAAAAGGAGCCATTGCCATTGTACTTTCCCATGTCTTTGATGATGTTGCAGAGGATGAACTCTCCAACGAATGA